Proteins co-encoded in one Candidatus Stoquefichus sp. SB1 genomic window:
- a CDS encoding ABC transporter permease/substrate-binding protein — protein MFRELIQFYSERSDFFLPLILEHLQISMIAIIIATIIGISVGIFIAENKKTSPIILGIVSFLYTIPSISMLGFLIPITGIGNKSAIIALSIYALLPIIRNTYTGIQGVDKDILEAAKGMGSTRFQILLKIKLPLAFPVILSGFKNMTVMTIALAGIASFIGAGGLGVAIYRGITTNNITMTIAGSLAVAILAFLADFLIGIFERYIQNRHHSQKQKKRVVTALLVVVIVFSASLFYVPHQGKMVHIATKPMTEEFIIGEMMKLLIEDRTDIQVEMTKGVGGGTSNIHPAMVKGDFDIYPEYTGTSWSFVLKETTISDEETLYKQLVSQYEQQYQLTWLGLYGFNNTYGIAVTKQLADRYHLKTYSDLASISSQLIFGSEYDFYERDDGYNAMANANDFHFKKTVDLDIGLKYDALKKGEVDAIIAFTTDGQLSDSQIVLLEDDHHYFENYYAGTVIRQETLEKYPELKSVLMLLNNQISEQEMAKMNYQVETEKQNETAVAKAFLVKQGLLEESK, from the coding sequence ATGTTTAGGGAACTTATACAATTTTATAGTGAACGTTCTGATTTCTTTCTCCCTTTAATATTAGAACATTTACAAATATCAATGATAGCAATCATTATCGCAACAATTATAGGAATATCTGTAGGTATTTTTATTGCTGAAAACAAAAAAACATCACCAATTATTTTAGGGATTGTGAGTTTTTTATACACAATCCCTTCAATTTCAATGTTGGGTTTTCTTATTCCTATAACAGGAATTGGCAATAAGAGTGCTATTATTGCTTTAAGTATTTATGCCTTATTACCGATTATCCGTAATACATATACAGGTATTCAGGGGGTTGATAAAGATATTTTAGAAGCTGCAAAAGGAATGGGAAGTACTCGTTTTCAAATTTTATTAAAAATTAAGCTTCCATTAGCATTTCCGGTTATTTTATCTGGTTTCAAAAATATGACAGTTATGACAATTGCTTTGGCTGGGATTGCTTCATTTATAGGAGCAGGTGGTTTAGGTGTTGCTATTTATCGAGGAATTACAACAAATAATATCACTATGACTATAGCAGGTAGTTTAGCAGTTGCTATCTTAGCTTTTCTTGCTGATTTTTTGATTGGTATATTTGAAAGATATATTCAAAATCGTCATCATAGTCAAAAACAAAAGAAACGTGTTGTTACTGCTTTATTGGTAGTTGTCATTGTATTTTCAGCTAGTCTTTTCTATGTTCCTCATCAAGGGAAAATGGTTCATATTGCGACCAAACCGATGACTGAAGAATTTATTATTGGTGAAATGATGAAGTTATTGATAGAAGATAGAACGGATATACAAGTGGAAATGACAAAAGGCGTAGGTGGCGGAACAAGTAATATTCATCCGGCTATGGTTAAAGGTGACTTTGATATTTATCCTGAATATACAGGAACTTCATGGAGTTTTGTTTTAAAAGAAACAACTATTTCAGATGAAGAGACTTTATATAAACAATTAGTTAGTCAATATGAACAACAATATCAATTAACATGGTTAGGTTTATATGGTTTTAATAATACATATGGTATTGCAGTTACAAAACAATTAGCAGATCGTTATCATTTAAAGACATATTCTGATTTAGCATCTATTTCAAGTCAACTTATCTTTGGAAGTGAGTATGATTTCTATGAAAGAGATGATGGATATAATGCTATGGCTAATGCAAATGATTTTCATTTCAAAAAAACAGTTGATTTAGATATTGGTTTAAAATATGATGCTTTAAAGAAAGGTGAAGTTGATGCTATTATAGCTTTTACTACTGATGGACAATTAAGTGATTCACAAATTGTCTTATTAGAAGATGATCATCATTATTTTGAAAACTATTATGCTGGAACAGTTATTCGACAGGAAACTTTAGAGAAATATCCAGAATTAAAATCAGTTTTAATGTTGTTGAATAATCAAATAAGTGAACAGGAAATGGCAAAAATGAATTATCAAGTTGAAACAGAAAAGCAAAATGAAACAGCTGTTGCTAAGGCATTTTTAGTCAAACAAGGGCTATTGGAGGAATCAAAATGA
- a CDS encoding glycoside hydrolase family 1 protein, whose product MKQSKTFPKDFFWGGSIAAHQCEGAWQEGGKGPAIMDYATAGSYEIPREFTYELEEDKKYPSHDGIDFYHRYKEDIKMFAEMGFTALRISIDWSRIYPRGDEEQPNQEGLNYYSKVIDELIHYHIEPIITLYHFEMPVTLVREYDSWLNPQVIDFYLKYVKTVVSALKGKVKYWVTFNEMNHIDPQTEASDIFTYIIAGIKYSEIKGNKKEVLARIGYNMTLAGVKAAKLIREIDTHNKVGCVFGIHPIYPRDCHPANIMNAFKEMDRDFYQIDAMCNGEFPKYKIEENKDYGIDIEITLEDKKAFQEGKLDFIGMNYYQTGVAKVADESLEDQKLFGGVQNPYLQQSKWGWAIDPIGLRYLLNYTYRKYGLPIMITENGLGAVDELVDGKIHDDYRIDYLKQHLSEMKKAIVEDHVECIGYLMWGPIDLVSATTGEMKKRYGFIYVNKYDDGTGDLSRLPKDSFYWYQHVIETQGEEL is encoded by the coding sequence ATGAAGCAGTCTAAAACATTTCCAAAAGATTTTTTCTGGGGTGGTAGTATTGCTGCCCACCAATGTGAAGGTGCATGGCAAGAAGGTGGTAAAGGTCCTGCAATTATGGATTATGCGACTGCAGGAAGTTATGAGATACCTCGAGAATTCACTTATGAATTAGAGGAAGATAAAAAATATCCTTCTCATGATGGAATTGATTTTTATCATAGATATAAAGAAGACATCAAAATGTTTGCTGAAATGGGCTTTACAGCTTTACGTATATCTATTGATTGGTCTAGAATTTATCCACGTGGAGATGAAGAGCAGCCCAATCAAGAAGGATTAAATTATTATAGTAAAGTTATAGATGAACTAATTCATTATCATATTGAACCAATTATTACTCTTTATCATTTTGAAATGCCAGTAACTTTAGTAAGAGAATATGATTCTTGGCTAAATCCTCAGGTTATTGATTTTTACTTAAAATATGTAAAAACGGTTGTATCGGCTTTAAAAGGGAAAGTTAAATACTGGGTTACATTTAATGAGATGAATCATATTGATCCTCAAACAGAAGCATCGGATATCTTTACATATATTATTGCTGGAATTAAATATAGTGAAATTAAAGGAAACAAAAAAGAAGTACTAGCAAGAATTGGCTACAATATGACATTAGCTGGAGTAAAAGCTGCCAAGCTGATTAGAGAAATAGATACTCATAATAAAGTTGGGTGTGTTTTTGGAATACATCCAATCTATCCAAGAGATTGTCATCCAGCTAATATTATGAATGCATTTAAAGAAATGGATCGTGATTTTTATCAAATTGATGCCATGTGTAATGGTGAATTTCCAAAGTATAAAATAGAAGAAAATAAAGATTATGGGATTGATATTGAAATCACTTTGGAAGATAAAAAAGCTTTTCAAGAAGGAAAACTTGATTTTATTGGTATGAACTATTATCAAACTGGTGTAGCTAAAGTAGCTGATGAAAGTTTAGAAGATCAGAAACTTTTTGGAGGAGTTCAAAACCCATATCTTCAACAAAGTAAATGGGGATGGGCTATTGATCCAATAGGACTAAGATATTTACTTAATTATACATATCGTAAATATGGATTACCTATTATGATTACTGAAAATGGGTTAGGAGCTGTTGATGAATTGGTTGATGGAAAAATCCATGATGATTATCGTATTGATTATTTAAAACAGCATTTAAGTGAAATGAAAAAAGCAATTGTTGAAGATCATGTTGAATGTATTGGATATCTGATGTGGGGACCTATCGACTTAGTGAGTGCAACAACAGGAGAGATGAAAAAAAGATATGGATTTATCTATGTAAATAAATATGATGATGGAACAGGTGATTTATCTAGACTTCCTAAAGATTCATTTTACTGGTATCAGCATGTTATTGAAACACAAGGAGAAGAACTTTAA
- a CDS encoding Yae1 family protein, producing the protein MSRYDDYFRNIELERERMIIKTKTNIARKEGLKEGREEGLKEGRDKGKKEECYYNVPLNVDTIRRRHPIRWTNKKGTDSLIVDTEKRVF; encoded by the coding sequence ATGTCAAGATATGATGACTACTTTAGAAATATTGAATTAGAAAGAGAAAGAATGATTATAAAAACGAAAACCAACATAGCCAGAAAAGAAGGACTTAAAGAAGGCAGAGAGGAAGGACTTAAAGAAGGCCGAGATAAAGGGAAAAAAGAAGAATGTTATTATAATGTACCCCTAAATGTGGACACAATAAGAAGAAGGCATCCTATAAGATGGACGAATAAAAAAGGGACAGATTCCTTAATTGTAGACACAGAAAAAAGGGTATTTTAA
- a CDS encoding BglG family transcription antiterminator, whose protein sequence is MDKKRIIKLIKILSHEKSPMSGPELCEQLGITVRTLRNDIKECRNELLQHGIEIVSKHAVGYELSIINEEHYYQYLEDMMKEESENQMLIPIYPEERVNYLIRMFLTQNDYIRIEEICDMIFVSRSTLSNDLKEVREKLKYFHLELETKPAYGLKIIGSEFHKRSCISQYFYHTNGNDEMFLSQTKSTKQQEEISQILYETMVNERFKLTDIGFQNLVIHIMIALLRLKEKQQQTNYEYDNYVKNSKEYEIAIQLCKQIEQHFHVTFPDIEIYYIALHLSGKKAVQYNSNSLFMNQEYESLLQQMIKEIKDNYHIDFSADIDLQTSLSLHLQPMMNRLKYGMVIQNPLLEQIKIENPLAFEISVLTANIITQKYHVDVSENEIGYIALHFALAIERYQKQGPKKNIIIICASGMGSSQILLYKIKQKFKDNINSIYVTELYELPNIDQSLYDFILSTVPIPFPTQIPAIHVQYFLDNQDMISLSDFFKNQKELSFVDKYFHDELFFDHLKGKTKEELIHEMCTYIHKVKDIPNHFEKEVLRRETYSVTEFGNMIAMPHPMQPITDETFVAVGILDKAIKWKHQHVKYIFLLSIQKDSQEALGLLHETLSTLVYDKKAMHELEKDSSLTHLKQILKKIADEQKENDIDTLFG, encoded by the coding sequence ATGGATAAAAAAAGAATTATAAAATTGATTAAGATTCTTAGTCATGAAAAAAGTCCAATGAGTGGACCAGAGTTATGTGAGCAATTAGGTATTACAGTCAGAACACTTAGAAATGATATCAAAGAATGTCGTAATGAATTATTACAACATGGTATTGAGATTGTTTCTAAACATGCAGTGGGGTATGAACTATCAATTATAAATGAAGAACATTATTATCAATATCTAGAAGATATGATGAAAGAAGAATCAGAGAATCAAATGCTTATTCCTATTTATCCAGAAGAACGTGTCAATTATTTAATTCGTATGTTTTTAACGCAAAACGATTACATTAGAATAGAAGAGATATGTGATATGATTTTTGTGAGTCGTTCTACTTTAAGTAATGATTTAAAAGAAGTAAGAGAAAAATTAAAATACTTTCATCTGGAATTAGAAACAAAACCAGCTTATGGCTTAAAGATTATAGGAAGTGAATTTCATAAACGTTCCTGTATTTCACAATACTTTTATCATACAAATGGAAATGATGAAATGTTTTTATCACAAACAAAGTCAACCAAACAACAAGAAGAGATATCACAAATTCTATATGAGACAATGGTTAATGAACGTTTTAAATTAACAGATATTGGTTTTCAAAATCTCGTTATTCATATTATGATTGCATTATTACGATTAAAAGAAAAACAACAGCAAACCAATTATGAATATGATAATTATGTAAAAAACAGTAAAGAATATGAGATTGCTATTCAATTGTGTAAACAAATTGAACAGCATTTTCATGTTACATTTCCAGATATAGAAATTTATTATATTGCATTACATCTATCTGGTAAAAAAGCAGTTCAATACAATTCCAATTCATTATTCATGAATCAGGAATATGAAAGCTTACTTCAACAAATGATTAAAGAAATTAAAGACAATTATCATATAGATTTCTCTGCTGATATCGATTTACAAACATCATTATCATTACATCTTCAGCCTATGATGAATAGGTTAAAATATGGTATGGTCATTCAAAATCCTTTACTTGAACAAATAAAAATAGAAAATCCTTTAGCATTTGAAATTAGTGTTCTGACAGCTAATATTATTACACAAAAATATCATGTGGATGTCAGTGAAAATGAAATAGGTTATATTGCCTTACATTTTGCTTTAGCAATAGAAAGATATCAAAAACAAGGACCTAAGAAAAATATCATTATTATATGTGCTAGTGGCATGGGAAGCTCACAAATTTTGCTATATAAAATCAAACAAAAATTCAAAGATAATATCAATAGTATCTATGTTACAGAACTTTATGAATTGCCCAATATAGATCAAAGTTTATATGATTTTATATTAAGCACTGTTCCCATCCCTTTTCCTACACAGATACCAGCTATCCATGTACAATATTTTTTAGACAATCAAGACATGATTTCATTAAGTGATTTCTTTAAAAATCAAAAAGAGTTATCTTTTGTTGATAAATATTTTCATGATGAACTCTTTTTTGATCATTTAAAAGGAAAAACAAAAGAAGAATTAATACACGAAATGTGTACATATATACATAAAGTAAAAGATATACCTAATCATTTTGAAAAAGAGGTTTTAAGAAGAGAAACCTATTCTGTAACTGAATTCGGTAATATGATTGCAATGCCTCATCCAATGCAACCTATTACAGATGAAACATTTGTGGCAGTAGGTATTTTAGATAAAGCAATCAAATGGAAACATCAACATGTAAAATACATCTTCTTATTAAGTATTCAAAAAGATTCTCAAGAAGCTTTAGGATTATTGCATGAAACATTATCAACACTTGTTTATGATAAAAAAGCAATGCATGAACTAGAAAAAGATTCATCATTAACTCATTTAAAACAAATATTAAAAAAGATTGCAGATGAACAAAAAGAAAATGATATAGATACATTATTTGGTTAA
- a CDS encoding HTH domain-containing protein, protein MKKYTKKQIKELKDNPYTFQVDEKRIFFTAEFKKVFWLKYQAGMSPRMIFKDLEYNLEYFGQKQIDSIVQRIKKEGMAGEFTEGYTRQKRVAIKQPEAEASPQTIKQIQNELQYLRQEVDFLKKVSKQKEDP, encoded by the coding sequence ATGAAAAAATATACTAAAAAACAGATTAAAGAATTAAAAGATAATCCATATACTTTTCAGGTTGATGAAAAAAGAATATTTTTTACTGCCGAGTTCAAGAAAGTATTCTGGCTTAAATATCAGGCTGGTATGAGTCCAAGAATGATTTTTAAAGATCTGGAATATAATCTTGAATATTTTGGTCAAAAACAAATAGACAGCATTGTGCAAAGAATAAAAAAAGAGGGTATGGCGGGTGAATTTACAGAAGGATATACTCGTCAAAAAAGAGTGGCTATCAAACAGCCTGAAGCAGAAGCATCACCACAGACAATCAAACAAATTCAGAACGAATTACAATATCTAAGACAGGAAGTAGATTTTTTAAAAAAAGTATCCAAACAGAAAGAGGATCCTTAA
- a CDS encoding thioredoxin family protein encodes MSLITVTNNDLETLKNKEEVVVEFWAPWCGYCKRLAPVLKQVAKDIDIYQVNIDELEAFSDEYGVETIPTLLVLRKGEASEPLIAPQAKSVISDWLKENQIL; translated from the coding sequence ATGAGTTTAATAACAGTAACAAATAATGATTTAGAAACATTAAAAAACAAAGAAGAAGTTGTTGTAGAGTTTTGGGCACCATGGTGTGGATATTGTAAAAGATTAGCGCCTGTTTTAAAACAAGTAGCGAAAGATATAGATATCTATCAAGTTAATATAGATGAATTAGAAGCTTTTAGTGATGAATATGGAGTAGAAACAATTCCTACATTACTTGTATTAAGAAAAGGTGAAGCAAGTGAACCATTGATTGCCCCACAAGCAAAATCAGTAATTAGTGATTGGTTAAAAGAAAATCAAATTTTATAG
- the trxB gene encoding thioredoxin-disulfide reductase, with translation MEQYDVVIIGGGPAGYSAALYNARNARSVLVIEQLSAGGQMATTGNIENYPGFDEGIDGFDLAEKMQNQAEQFGAETMYETVVELKLTENPKKVITTDGTILAKTVILATGAHPRELGLSNEGQLRGRGVAYCATCDGMMFKNKDVVIVGGGNSAIADALYLSKICHSVTLIHRRDELRASRVYEQQLQKSQIHFIWNSQVVEILANQHVTGVKVLNKVNQEITEINCDGVFVAIGRVPDTQLVKGQIELNKSGYIVADESTRTNIPGVFAIGDVRQKALRQVVTAVSDGAVSSHYIEEYFMEQGE, from the coding sequence ATGGAACAATATGATGTGGTCATAATAGGTGGAGGACCAGCAGGATATAGTGCGGCTTTATATAATGCGAGAAATGCAAGATCAGTATTAGTGATTGAACAACTTTCAGCTGGTGGTCAAATGGCCACAACTGGAAACATTGAAAACTATCCTGGGTTTGATGAAGGAATAGATGGTTTTGATTTGGCTGAAAAAATGCAAAATCAAGCTGAACAATTTGGTGCTGAGACAATGTATGAAACTGTTGTGGAATTAAAATTAACAGAAAATCCTAAAAAAGTCATTACAACGGATGGGACAATTTTAGCTAAGACAGTTATTCTTGCAACTGGAGCACATCCTCGTGAATTAGGTTTAAGTAATGAAGGTCAATTAAGAGGACGTGGAGTTGCTTATTGTGCTACTTGTGATGGAATGATGTTTAAAAATAAAGATGTTGTTATTGTTGGCGGTGGAAATAGTGCAATTGCAGATGCTTTATATTTATCTAAAATATGTCATAGTGTGACATTAATACATCGTCGTGATGAACTTCGTGCATCTCGTGTTTATGAACAACAATTACAAAAGAGTCAAATTCATTTCATTTGGAATAGTCAAGTTGTTGAAATATTGGCCAATCAACATGTCACAGGTGTAAAGGTACTTAATAAAGTTAATCAGGAAATCACTGAAATCAATTGTGACGGTGTATTTGTTGCCATTGGACGTGTTCCAGATACTCAACTTGTCAAAGGACAAATAGAATTAAATAAGAGTGGTTATATTGTTGCAGATGAATCAACACGTACCAATATACCTGGTGTCTTTGCGATTGGCGATGTTCGTCAAAAAGCTTTAAGACAAGTTGTGACAGCAGTGAGTGATGGAGCTGTTTCATCACATTATATTGAGGAATATTTTATGGAACAAGGTGAATAA
- a CDS encoding pyridoxamine 5'-phosphate oxidase family protein has protein sequence MNTLYTNKYIEIYQQIGDHAKIVLATSYQDKVSVRTMSFVIMNGLFYFQTDNTFRKYQDIKGNENVGLCLDNIQIEGICKEIGHPLDHPNFCNLFKKYFLSSYQAYSHLKNERLFIVEPTFIQRWNYVDGKPIIEQLNIHQKQFIQKEYKND, from the coding sequence ATGAATACACTTTATACAAATAAATACATTGAAATTTATCAACAAATAGGCGATCATGCCAAAATTGTTTTAGCCACATCTTATCAAGATAAAGTATCAGTTAGAACAATGAGTTTTGTTATTATGAATGGTCTCTTTTATTTTCAAACAGATAATACCTTTCGTAAATACCAAGATATTAAGGGCAATGAAAACGTTGGATTATGTCTTGATAACATTCAAATAGAAGGTATCTGTAAAGAAATAGGACATCCTTTAGATCATCCAAACTTCTGTAATCTCTTTAAAAAATATTTTTTATCATCTTATCAGGCATATTCACACCTCAAAAATGAAAGATTATTTATCGTTGAACCTACTTTTATCCAAAGATGGAATTATGTAGATGGAAAGCCTATTATTGAACAATTAAATATTCATCAAAAACAGTTTATTCAAAAAGAATATAAAAATGATTAA
- a CDS encoding IS3 family transposase, which translates to MISKEENVLTVTELCKIAKVSRSGYYRWIQAEGKREEREQQDREDFEIILEAYQYRGYSKGARSIYMRLLHLKEPVIMNVKKIRRLMKKYNLYCPIRQANPYRRMAKALKTNNVADNLLKREFKKYGARKVLLTDITYIPYNGERCYLSTILDAFTKEILAYVLSETMEVDFVLETVNKLIDRHGISLSEETLVHSDQGCHYTSYSFIQILRDRKLRQSMSRKGNCWDNAPQESFFGHMKDEIDISECREYKEVKSIIDDWMEYYNNDRYQWGLAKLSPCEYYKYIMSGEYPLKIGKSNNT; encoded by the coding sequence ATGATAAGCAAAGAAGAAAATGTATTGACAGTCACAGAACTGTGTAAAATAGCTAAGGTGTCACGATCGGGATACTATCGATGGATTCAGGCAGAAGGAAAAAGAGAGGAACGAGAGCAGCAGGATCGTGAAGATTTTGAAATCATTTTAGAGGCATATCAGTATCGGGGATACAGTAAAGGTGCAAGAAGCATCTATATGCGACTGCTGCACCTGAAAGAGCCAGTCATAATGAATGTAAAGAAAATACGAAGATTAATGAAGAAATATAATCTGTACTGTCCAATACGGCAAGCTAATCCATATAGAAGAATGGCAAAGGCATTAAAAACGAATAATGTAGCAGATAATTTATTAAAGAGGGAGTTTAAGAAATATGGAGCAAGAAAAGTTCTTCTAACAGATATAACATATATACCATATAATGGGGAGAGATGTTACCTTTCAACAATATTAGACGCCTTTACCAAAGAAATACTAGCATATGTGTTAAGTGAAACAATGGAGGTAGATTTTGTTTTAGAAACAGTAAATAAATTAATAGATAGACATGGAATATCACTAAGTGAAGAAACATTGGTGCATTCAGATCAGGGATGTCATTATACAAGTTATAGTTTTATTCAGATATTAAGGGATAGAAAATTAAGACAATCAATGTCGAGGAAAGGGAACTGTTGGGATAATGCACCACAGGAAAGTTTTTTTGGACATATGAAAGATGAAATAGACATAAGTGAGTGTAGAGAATATAAAGAAGTTAAATCAATTATTGATGACTGGATGGAATATTATAATAATGATAGATATCAATGGGGATTAGCAAAACTTTCCCCATGTGAATACTATAAGTATATAATGAGTGGTGAATATCCCTTAAAAATAGGGAAAAGTAACAATACATAA
- a CDS encoding PTS transporter subunit EIIC, with translation MKILLCCSAGMSSSILVKSMRQAAMKLEVDCAIASVSVTQVPQYISKVDVILVAPQLTYELNRIREKAVPYKVRVFPIGRGDYGQMNGERILLQTLHKIELLNREEVKMDKFSGFVEAKLMPIALKFGSNRVLTIIRNAMTASMALLIIGSIATLLANIPYEPVANFLAPANNFFNTISSCTTGVMGLFISASMGFYASDELGTKPFPTLVTSVSAFLITQYDVENGLNPAGFGSTGLLTAIAVGFTTVYILHLFDKKNIMIKMPEGVPPAVSDAFSSLLPAVVILGLWTFISVVLGFDVNASVQTLMSPLSSFISTPWGYGIYHMLCGFVFFCGINSAVVCNVALPFILANGAANEAAVAAGQAPIFAATYGVDTMIWGGGTGVTIGLVLLMTFVAKSKFFKTLGRMSFGPGIFNINEPVIFGTPICFNPIFFIPFVILPGVLATSTVLLMEAGIVAMPTIGMVPWTLPPILIGFFMTGGAISTTIWAALVVVISVVVYYPFFKMADKQQYEKEINESQDDYDDVLETGGHYEAV, from the coding sequence ATGAAAATTCTATTATGTTGTTCAGCAGGTATGTCATCAAGCATTCTTGTCAAGAGTATGAGACAGGCTGCTATGAAACTTGAAGTTGATTGTGCTATAGCATCAGTAAGTGTTACGCAAGTTCCACAATACATTTCTAAAGTTGATGTTATATTAGTTGCACCACAATTAACTTACGAACTCAATAGAATTCGTGAAAAAGCAGTTCCCTATAAAGTCAGAGTCTTTCCAATCGGCCGAGGAGATTATGGACAAATGAACGGGGAACGAATTCTTTTGCAGACTCTACATAAAATTGAATTATTAAATAGGGAGGAAGTAAAAATGGATAAGTTTTCAGGTTTTGTTGAGGCCAAATTAATGCCGATTGCATTAAAATTTGGTTCAAATAGAGTATTAACAATTATACGTAATGCAATGACAGCATCAATGGCATTATTAATTATTGGGAGTATTGCTACATTATTAGCTAATATTCCTTACGAACCAGTTGCTAATTTCTTAGCACCAGCCAATAATTTCTTTAATACTATTTCAAGTTGTACAACAGGGGTTATGGGATTATTTATTTCAGCATCAATGGGATTTTATGCATCAGATGAATTAGGAACCAAACCATTTCCAACATTGGTAACATCAGTTTCTGCATTCTTAATTACACAATATGATGTAGAAAATGGATTAAATCCTGCTGGATTTGGATCAACTGGATTGTTAACTGCTATTGCCGTTGGATTCACAACAGTTTATATTTTACATTTGTTTGATAAAAAGAATATAATGATCAAAATGCCAGAAGGTGTACCACCAGCAGTAAGTGATGCATTTTCATCATTATTACCTGCAGTAGTTATCTTAGGGTTATGGACATTTATTTCAGTTGTTTTAGGTTTCGATGTTAATGCATCTGTTCAAACATTAATGTCTCCATTATCATCATTTATTTCTACTCCTTGGGGATATGGAATCTATCATATGTTATGTGGTTTTGTATTTTTCTGTGGTATTAATAGTGCTGTTGTATGTAATGTTGCTTTACCATTTATTTTAGCAAATGGAGCAGCAAATGAAGCAGCAGTTGCTGCAGGGCAAGCTCCTATCTTTGCGGCTACATACGGTGTTGATACAATGATTTGGGGTGGAGGAACTGGTGTGACAATTGGATTAGTTTTACTTATGACATTTGTTGCTAAAAGTAAGTTCTTTAAGACATTAGGTAGAATGTCATTTGGTCCAGGAATTTTCAATATTAATGAACCAGTAATCTTTGGAACACCTATTTGTTTTAACCCAATCTTCTTTATTCCATTTGTTATTTTACCAGGTGTATTAGCAACTTCTACAGTTTTATTGATGGAAGCTGGAATTGTTGCAATGCCAACAATTGGTATGGTACCATGGACATTACCACCAATTCTTATTGGTTTCTTCATGACAGGAGGCGCTATTTCTACAACCATTTGGGCAGCCTTAGTTGTTGTTATTTCAGTTGTCGTATATTATCCATTCTTTAAAATGGCTGACAAACAACAATATGAAAAAGAAATTAATGAAAGTCAAGATGATTATGATGATGTATTAGAAACAGGTGGACATTATGAAGCAGTCTAA
- a CDS encoding ATP-binding cassette domain-containing protein → MSQIRLENIDKSYGNQSILKDFSIEIKDGEMISVIGGSGSGKTTMLKLMNGLLIPDSGHVYIDDVDIQTIDQNELRRNIGYVIQSIGLFPHMTIYQNIAYVLNLQKTDASIIEKRVKELIQLMNLDEELLTRYPDELSGGQKQRIGIARALAASPQILLMDEAFGAVDEITRHILQDEILRIHQKLPITIIFVTHNIQEALRLGERVIVMKDGHIEQFDTSEEIQRNPQTDFVKQLLSYL, encoded by the coding sequence ATGAGTCAAATACGATTAGAAAATATTGATAAATCCTATGGGAATCAATCCATTCTCAAAGATTTCTCTATAGAAATAAAAGATGGTGAAATGATTAGTGTAATTGGTGGTAGTGGTAGTGGAAAAACAACGATGTTAAAACTAATGAATGGTCTGTTAATACCAGATAGTGGGCATGTTTATATAGATGATGTAGATATCCAAACAATTGATCAAAATGAACTTAGAAGAAATATTGGTTATGTCATTCAAAGTATTGGTTTATTCCCACATATGACTATCTATCAAAACATCGCTTATGTTTTAAATCTTCAAAAAACAGATGCTTCTATTATTGAAAAAAGAGTCAAAGAATTAATCCAGTTAATGAATTTAGATGAAGAACTTTTAACACGTTATCCTGATGAATTATCAGGTGGACAAAAACAGCGTATTGGGATAGCACGAGCACTCGCAGCATCACCTCAAATATTACTTATGGATGAAGCTTTTGGAGCTGTTGATGAAATTACAAGACATATTCTTCAAGATGAAATCTTACGTATACACCAAAAGCTACCTATTACAATTATCTTTGTCACACATAATATTCAAGAAGCACTAAGATTAGGCGAACGTGTTATTGTGATGAAGGATGGTCATATTGAACAATTCGATACAAGTGAAGAAATTCAAAGAAATCCTCAAACAGATTTTGTTAAACAATTATTATCATATTTATAG